In Camelus ferus isolate YT-003-E chromosome 10, BCGSAC_Cfer_1.0, whole genome shotgun sequence, the following proteins share a genomic window:
- the LIN7C gene encoding protein lin-7 homolog C — translation MAALGEPVRLERDICRAIELLEKLQRSGEVPPQKLQALQRVLQSEFCNAVREVYEHVYETVDISSSPEVRANATAKATVAAFAASEGHSHPRVVELPKTEEGLGFNIMGGKEQNSPIYISRIIPGGIADRHGGLKRGDQLLSVNGVSVEGEHHEKAVELLKAAQGKVKLVVRYTPKVLEEMESRFEKMRSAKRRQQT, via the exons ATATTTGTAGAGCAATTGAATTGTTGGAAAAACTACAGAGGAGTGGAGAGGTACCACCACAGAAACTTCAGGCTTTACAGCGAGTCCTTCAAAGTGAATTCTGCAATGCTGTAAGAGAG GTGTATGAACATGTCTATGAGACTGTGGACATCAGTAGCAGCCCTGAAGTAAGAGCTAATGCGACTGCAAAG GCTACTGTTGCTGCATTTGCTGCCAGTGAAGGACATTCTCATCCTCGAGTTGTTGAGCTACCAAAAACAGAAGAAGGCCTTGGATTCAATATTATGGGAGGCAAAGAACAAAACTCTCCAATCTATATATCTCGAATAATTCCAGGTGGAATTGCTGATAGACATGGGGGCCTCAAGCGAGGAGATCAGCTCCTTTCTGTTAATGGAGTG AGTGTTGAAGGAGAGCATCATGAAAAAGCTGTAGAACTGCTGAAAGCAGCTCAAGGAAAGGTTAAATTAGTGGTGCGGTACACACCCAAGGTCTTAGAAGAAATGGAGTCACGCTTTGAAAAGATGAGATCAGCAAAACGCAGGCAACAAACCTAA